Below is a window of Nicotiana tabacum cultivar K326 chromosome 19, ASM71507v2, whole genome shotgun sequence DNA.
CCTTAAGGTACATATCAATTGCGCGATAGataccatcatgaccgggtcgaGGAAAATTGGATACCATCTCAGCTAGACCAACAAATGCTGACAAAGGGAGATTAGGATCTTTCGCAATTTCAGTAAGGTATCCATCTACTAGCTTTGCCACCATCAGTTTTGAAGCTTCCGATAAAATCCCAGGCTTTCGGATCTCCTGAATTTCATCTCCATCTTCTAGCTGAGGTTCAGAATCCTTATCTCGCATCATAAACACTTCAAGTATTTTCTGGACGACATGGACATCATACAAGGTTCCTTCCCCATCTGCCGCTCGAATCAAAAGATCATTTATAGAAGCCTCCTCCAATTGCTGCCCTATTCTTTTAACTAGTTCTGCCTCTGCCATTTCTCCAGAATCAAGTGAAATTGATGCTCTCAGCAGTTTTAACAAGAAACTACAAGAGACGCAGCCTTTCTCAGAGGGCAATAGCCATACAATCGTATCCAATATTGCACGACATTTGGAGACATCATTGAACTGGAAAACACCTTTATTAAAGCCTGGAAACCTTCTATAAGCATAAGCTTTCACAGCTTCTCCAATTACTTCAGAGGAAACAATGCCTTTGTTTTTAATGGTGACAATTACCCGCTTATATAAATCAACTTCAAGCTCACTTAAGTCCTCAACCCACCAATCTTTTGGCACCATGCGGCTTCTAATACCGTTCAAATTAGGATCATTTCCGTTCTCCTCTGGAAGCTTTTTCCGGTTATATGTATAGGACCAATCCACTCTGTCAACATCAATTGAAGCCTTGGAAGCTATAGCATCAATGCAGTGGCTGATCAACTTCAGTTCTTCACACAAACGTGACTGAGACTTAGTAGTTTGAAGAACTATTATTGAATCTTTCCAGCTCCGGAAAATGCTCGAGTTCAGGAAAACATCAATCTTGTAAATAAGGTTTCCTTTCTCAATAGTT
It encodes the following:
- the LOC107798608 gene encoding phototropic-responsive NPH3 family protein NPY2, with protein sequence MKFMKLGSKPDTFQSDGNNIRYVASELASDITVNVGDVKFYLHKFPLLSKSTSLQKLVANASEANCDDVHIHDIPGGPTAFEICAKFCYGMTVTLNAYNVIVARCAAEYLGMHETIEKGNLIYKIDVFLNSSIFRSWKDSIIVLQTTKSQSRLCEELKLISHCIDAIASKASIDVDRVDWSYTYNRKKLPEENGNDPNLNGIRSRMVPKDWWVEDLSELEVDLYKRVIVTIKNKGIVSSEVIGEAVKAYAYRRFPGFNKGVFQFNDVSKCRAILDTIVWLLPSEKGCVSCSFLLKLLRASISLDSGEMAEAELVKRIGQQLEEASINDLLIRAADGEGTLYDVHVVQKILEVFMMRDKDSEPQLEDGDEIQEIRKPGILSEASKLMVAKLVDGYLTEIAKDPNLPLSAFVGLAEMVSNFPRPGHDGIYRAIDMYLKEHPGISKSERKRICKLMDCKKLSVDACMHAVQNERLPLRVVVQVLFFEQVRANASSGSSTPDLPKAIRELNSASYGSSRSATTNTEEDWDAAASAEELRALRGELAALRMGNGGTNDKANGDAKSQADRAAMSRMKGLLMSKRIFSKIWSNKGGQGENSGSDSSESLGSANLEEAKSTPSRKGRHSVS